A genome region from Deinococcus sp. KNUC1210 includes the following:
- a CDS encoding glutamate ligase domain-containing protein, giving the protein MLSVITNVGLDHTAILGDTLSAIAGEKAGILRAGRPAVTGIDAALLPILEATGVDLWVLGREATVQADSLGWAGWQVRLTVRGKALNFQTPLLGRHGAENAALAALAGLRLGVPEAAIQSGAAHTRWPGRLELLPFGSGRRVLLDGAHNPDGARALGEALRGLGVGPVPFVFGATREKDIAGVIHALEPLMSEAILTRSVHSPRAADPAELAPCSRCLCG; this is encoded by the coding sequence ATGTTGAGCGTCATCACCAACGTGGGCCTGGATCACACCGCGATTCTGGGCGACACCCTGAGCGCTATCGCTGGCGAGAAGGCAGGCATTCTGCGTGCCGGTCGCCCGGCGGTCACGGGAATAGATGCGGCGCTGCTGCCGATTCTGGAAGCGACCGGTGTGGATCTGTGGGTATTGGGGCGAGAGGCCACGGTGCAGGCCGACTCGCTGGGCTGGGCTGGGTGGCAGGTTCGGCTGACCGTGCGCGGGAAAGCGCTCAACTTCCAGACACCGCTGCTGGGCAGACACGGAGCCGAAAACGCGGCGTTGGCTGCGCTCGCAGGGCTGCGGCTCGGTGTGCCTGAGGCGGCCATCCAGTCGGGTGCGGCACACACTCGCTGGCCCGGCCGCCTGGAACTGCTGCCGTTCGGGTCAGGGCGGCGGGTGCTGCTGGACGGTGCCCACAATCCGGACGGAGCGAGGGCACTGGGCGAGGCGCTGCGCGGCCTGGGAGTAGGGCCAGTTCCCTTTGTCTTCGGCGCGACCCGGGAAAAGGATATTGCAGGCGTCATCCACGCTCTCGAACCGCTGATGAGTGAGGCCATTCTGACGCGTTCGGTCCACAGCCCCAGGGCAGCTGACCCTGCCGAGCTTGCCCCCTGTTCTCGGTGCCTGTGCGGCTGA
- a CDS encoding manganese-dependent inorganic pyrophosphatase, translating into MTAVFGHLNPDTDAITAALVYAHLLSRQGTPAQAYRLGELNFETAFVLQQAGVEAPSLLSELPAGSEVALVDHNESAQSLAGLKSLTVTHVVDHHKLGDLETSQPALLRFEPVGCTATILMRLHREAGLSIDATDARLLLSAVLSDTLHFRSPTTTAADREAAAFLAPIAGITDVTAYAMQMFAAKSDLGDTPAEKLLKMDYKVFPFGAGKWGLGVIETTNPGYVFGRQAELLAAMQAEKESSGLDGVLLSVVDILNETNRTLVPSESEAAVVNAAFGASTEAQVADLQDRISRKKQIVPALEAYFAAHA; encoded by the coding sequence ATGACTGCCGTTTTTGGACATCTGAACCCCGATACCGACGCCATCACTGCTGCCCTTGTGTACGCGCATCTGCTGAGTCGTCAGGGCACGCCTGCCCAGGCTTACCGGCTTGGCGAGCTGAACTTTGAGACCGCTTTTGTGTTGCAGCAGGCGGGTGTAGAAGCACCGTCGCTGTTGAGTGAATTGCCTGCTGGAAGCGAGGTAGCGCTGGTCGATCACAATGAGAGCGCTCAGAGTCTGGCAGGACTGAAGAGCCTGACCGTTACGCATGTGGTCGATCATCACAAGCTGGGCGACCTGGAAACGTCTCAGCCTGCATTGCTACGCTTCGAGCCGGTGGGGTGCACCGCCACCATCCTGATGCGGCTTCACCGGGAAGCGGGTCTGAGCATCGACGCCACCGATGCCCGACTGCTGCTGAGTGCTGTGCTGTCGGATACGCTGCACTTTCGCAGCCCCACCACCACTGCCGCCGACCGGGAAGCAGCGGCTTTTCTGGCTCCTATCGCGGGAATTACCGATGTGACCGCCTACGCTATGCAGATGTTTGCGGCCAAGAGCGATCTAGGTGATACTCCCGCCGAGAAGTTGCTGAAGATGGACTACAAGGTCTTTCCCTTCGGAGCGGGGAAATGGGGTCTGGGCGTGATCGAGACCACCAACCCTGGCTACGTCTTCGGGCGGCAGGCCGAGCTGTTAGCAGCCATGCAGGCCGAGAAGGAGAGCTCGGGGCTGGACGGCGTGCTGCTGAGCGTGGTGGATATTCTGAACGAGACCAACCGCACGTTGGTGCCGTCTGAGAGCGAAGCGGCTGTGGTGAATGCGGCTTTTGGAGCCAGCACCGAAGCACAGGTGGCCGATCTTCAGGACCGTATCAGCCGCAAGAAGCAGATCGTACCTGCACTGGAGGCGTATTTCGCTGCCCATGCCTGA
- a CDS encoding S-layer protein: MIPIPWSRSRTPFQELAADLAALGVRVTDLESNSVSQDDFARLEARVEALGTPTDTTPAPAGDTAALDALNQQISDLSARADDLQSNYDSLRADVDDNASSIAALNDLTVLLNNDILGLQDRVSAVESALPDLVGRADFNALTTRVSGIDTRVTTLEKAPKLSFTGSLSATYGAIGLLSGKTNFDVDRLTRKTFADGAFSSGKDCNNAGGFLRAYAEICTDTTNTFSGGGFNFGIKATNLTTANGSLVVSDATANFEITGANLVQIDNATINGSLGGQAFSAVFQITNSAFRFNDYLFNADNDTEPVVNRKGVVATINATSLPFAPKLTVVVGNATANVAAGTDGNPATPPVINGFYYGVRAEVNPFSLGKIGLNYAQNVANRSAFGVDYDVKVGPVSLQGVYDLSLADAKSPYTSLTDYFSKGDNAFYTNAAVDLGIAKIAANYRAIEPAYNNGVAGMSPNDTFYYNNEAGNANANAYGADVVGYGGALSTNLGPVTVAAFGDRYSDYAGTSASYNTSYGVAAGAKLFGLSLTGFYNNSTTTTANTTQHIDANYYAYNSTGAYQDTALVPFAYSSTYGGVLKHDGAAADALVKGLSFTVADQYFYNDKINDFQVYGSYAATLGGITLTPFARYHNFNSGSATAAVQTAAPTYSAVKYGVQVSVPAMAGIIGKPSFAGGFANSITNPGSSIAVNNNTKTELYGQAALTLNDIGIANTTASIGYGYYQGFNMGSATNASSASGGTATFSPTADRFFRSPLGGASDPYTGGVLGTSAGSVQGVFGQVNFNGLGLNAGYFRYNDFVTPANNSSATAFKVSYTLNF, from the coding sequence TTGATCCCGATACCCTGGTCGCGCTCCAGAACGCCGTTCCAGGAACTGGCCGCCGACCTGGCTGCCCTGGGTGTGCGCGTCACCGACCTGGAGAGCAACTCGGTCAGCCAGGACGACTTCGCCCGCCTGGAAGCCCGTGTCGAGGCCCTGGGTACCCCCACCGACACCACCCCTGCACCCGCTGGCGACACCGCTGCGCTCGACGCGCTGAACCAGCAGATCAGCGACCTCAGCGCCCGCGCTGACGACCTGCAGAGCAACTACGACAGCCTCCGTGCTGACGTGGATGACAACGCCAGCAGCATCGCCGCGCTGAACGACCTGACGGTTCTCCTGAACAACGACATCCTGGGCCTCCAGGACCGTGTCAGCGCCGTCGAGAGCGCCCTGCCTGACCTCGTTGGCCGCGCTGACTTCAATGCCCTGACCACCCGTGTCTCGGGCATCGATACCCGCGTCACCACGCTGGAGAAGGCTCCCAAGCTCAGCTTCACCGGTAGCCTGTCGGCCACCTACGGTGCGATCGGCCTGCTGAGTGGCAAGACCAACTTCGACGTTGACCGTCTCACCCGCAAGACCTTCGCCGATGGTGCGTTTAGCAGCGGTAAAGACTGCAACAACGCTGGTGGCTTCCTGCGTGCTTACGCCGAGATCTGCACCGATACCACCAACACCTTCTCGGGTGGTGGCTTCAACTTCGGCATCAAGGCCACCAATCTGACCACTGCCAACGGCTCGCTGGTCGTGAGCGACGCCACTGCGAACTTCGAGATCACCGGGGCTAACCTGGTGCAGATCGACAACGCCACCATCAACGGCAGCCTCGGCGGTCAGGCGTTCTCGGCGGTCTTCCAGATCACCAACAGCGCATTCCGCTTCAACGACTACCTCTTCAACGCTGACAATGACACCGAGCCGGTCGTGAACCGTAAGGGTGTTGTGGCGACCATCAACGCCACCTCGCTGCCCTTCGCGCCTAAGCTGACCGTCGTGGTGGGCAATGCTACTGCGAATGTCGCGGCAGGCACTGACGGTAACCCCGCAACTCCTCCGGTCATCAATGGCTTCTACTACGGCGTTCGCGCTGAAGTGAATCCCTTCAGCCTGGGCAAGATCGGCCTGAACTACGCCCAGAACGTGGCGAACCGTAGTGCTTTCGGTGTGGACTATGACGTGAAGGTCGGCCCGGTGAGCTTGCAGGGCGTGTACGACCTGAGCCTTGCAGACGCCAAGAGCCCCTACACCAGCCTGACCGATTACTTCAGCAAGGGTGACAACGCTTTCTACACCAATGCCGCAGTTGATCTGGGTATTGCTAAGATTGCTGCGAACTACCGTGCTATTGAGCCCGCCTACAACAATGGTGTGGCAGGTATGTCTCCCAACGATACCTTCTACTACAACAACGAAGCTGGCAATGCCAATGCCAACGCCTACGGTGCCGATGTTGTCGGTTACGGTGGTGCCCTCTCCACCAATCTCGGCCCGGTAACGGTAGCTGCCTTCGGTGATCGCTACAGCGATTACGCCGGCACCAGCGCCTCCTACAACACCTCGTACGGCGTGGCAGCCGGTGCGAAGCTGTTCGGCCTGAGTCTGACCGGGTTCTACAACAACTCGACCACGACTACTGCCAATACCACGCAGCACATCGATGCCAACTACTACGCTTACAACAGCACCGGCGCGTACCAGGACACCGCTCTGGTTCCGTTCGCCTACTCCAGCACCTACGGCGGTGTGCTGAAGCACGACGGCGCTGCTGCCGACGCACTGGTGAAGGGACTGAGCTTCACGGTCGCCGATCAGTACTTCTACAACGACAAGATCAACGACTTCCAGGTTTATGGTAGCTACGCAGCCACCCTTGGAGGCATCACCCTGACGCCGTTCGCTCGTTACCACAACTTCAACAGTGGCAGTGCGACGGCGGCTGTCCAGACCGCTGCTCCTACCTACAGCGCGGTTAAGTATGGTGTTCAGGTGAGCGTGCCCGCGATGGCCGGCATCATTGGCAAGCCCAGCTTTGCCGGTGGCTTCGCCAACTCGATCACCAACCCCGGCAGCAGCATTGCTGTGAACAACAACACCAAGACTGAGCTGTATGGTCAGGCTGCACTGACGCTGAACGATATCGGCATCGCCAACACCACGGCCAGCATTGGCTACGGCTACTACCAGGGCTTCAACATGGGTAGCGCCACCAATGCCAGCAGCGCCAGCGGCGGCACTGCCACTTTCAGCCCCACCGCTGACCGCTTCTTCCGTAGCCCCCTGGGCGGCGCGAGCGATCCCTACACTGGTGGCGTTCTCGGTACGAGCGCTGGCAGCGTGCAGGGCGTGTTCGGTCAGGTCAATTTCAACGGCCTGGGTCTGAACGCTGGTTACTTCCGCTACAACGACTTCGTCACCCCGGCAAACAACTCCAGCGCGACCGCGTTCAAGGTCAGCTACACCCTCAACTTCTAA
- the tgt gene encoding tRNA guanosine(34) transglycosylase Tgt, whose amino-acid sequence MFDFEIAAQSGRARTATFKTPHGTVQTPMFMPVGTQGSVKGISPQELLEIGSQIILANTYHLLLRPGPELVAAHGGLPGFTAYPGPFLTDSGGFQVMSLGHMRRITEEGVTFKSHLDGSNVFLTPERSIEVQQALGADVIMAFDECPPFPAERTYIQASLERTVRWLDRCLKAQTRDDQALFAIVQGGIHADLRQQSLDATLPFATPGFAIGGLAVGEGKAEMFGAVEYTAARLPQDKPRYLMGVGHPEDLVAGIALGVDMFDCVYPTRTGRFGYALTDDGRLNMNSSAQRRSMEPIDPDCDCYACRHYTRAYLAHLLKAGEMLAPRMLSLHNLRYLHRLVERARLAIESGTYAAWALDWGERYFQAPRTTVSEFKETDNSDEKSAVPTWFAESISAVL is encoded by the coding sequence ATGTTCGACTTTGAAATTGCTGCACAGAGTGGCAGGGCCAGAACTGCGACTTTTAAAACGCCTCACGGAACTGTACAGACGCCGATGTTCATGCCTGTCGGCACTCAGGGCAGTGTCAAAGGCATCAGCCCACAGGAATTACTGGAGATCGGGTCACAGATTATTCTGGCGAATACGTACCATCTGCTGTTGCGTCCTGGCCCTGAACTGGTGGCGGCACATGGGGGATTGCCGGGCTTCACGGCGTATCCTGGTCCTTTCCTGACCGATTCAGGTGGCTTTCAGGTCATGAGTCTGGGGCATATGCGGCGCATTACCGAAGAAGGAGTGACATTCAAGAGCCATCTGGACGGCTCGAATGTTTTCCTGACGCCTGAGCGCAGTATCGAGGTGCAGCAGGCGCTGGGAGCTGATGTGATCATGGCGTTCGACGAATGCCCGCCCTTTCCGGCAGAGCGAACATATATCCAGGCAAGTCTGGAACGGACCGTTCGCTGGCTCGACCGCTGTCTGAAGGCGCAGACCCGGGATGATCAGGCGCTTTTCGCCATTGTTCAGGGCGGCATTCACGCCGATCTGAGGCAACAGAGTCTCGACGCGACCCTGCCTTTCGCAACGCCGGGTTTTGCGATCGGTGGCCTTGCTGTGGGAGAAGGAAAAGCTGAAATGTTCGGAGCGGTCGAGTACACGGCGGCCAGGCTCCCACAGGACAAGCCGCGCTACCTGATGGGCGTAGGCCATCCGGAAGATCTGGTTGCCGGAATTGCCCTGGGCGTAGATATGTTCGATTGCGTGTATCCCACACGCACAGGCCGCTTCGGTTACGCCCTCACCGACGATGGACGCCTGAATATGAACTCCAGTGCCCAGCGCCGCTCGATGGAACCGATAGATCCTGACTGCGACTGTTATGCGTGTCGTCATTACACCCGTGCTTATCTTGCTCATCTGCTTAAAGCAGGTGAGATGCTGGCTCCGCGTATGCTCTCGCTTCATAACCTGCGGTACCTGCATCGACTGGTCGAACGGGCGAGGCTCGCGATTGAATCCGGCACCTACGCGGCCTGGGCGCTTGACTGGGGGGAACGATATTTCCAGGCCCCGCGCACCACTGTCAGCGAATTTAAAGAGACAGACAATTCAGATGAGAAAAGTGCAGTGCCGACATGGTTTGCAGAGAGCATATCAGCGGTGTTATGA
- a CDS encoding S-ribosylhomocysteine lyase, with the protein MANVESFDLDHTKVHAPYVRLAGLKRTPHGDAISKYDLRLLQPNRGAIEPAAIHTLEHLLAGYLRDHLDHVVDVSPMGCRTGMYMAVIGEPDEAGVLQAFEAALQDVAAHDRPIPGVSELECGNYRDHDLASARQHARTALEAGLKVQETVLLQR; encoded by the coding sequence ATGGCAAACGTAGAAAGTTTCGATCTCGATCACACGAAAGTTCATGCTCCGTATGTCCGACTGGCCGGCCTGAAGCGCACGCCCCACGGCGACGCCATCAGCAAATACGACCTGCGTCTTCTCCAGCCCAATCGGGGAGCCATCGAACCGGCGGCCATTCATACGCTCGAGCATCTGCTGGCGGGGTATCTGCGCGACCATCTGGACCACGTCGTCGATGTGTCACCGATGGGTTGCCGGACGGGGATGTATATGGCCGTGATTGGTGAGCCCGACGAGGCAGGGGTGCTCCAGGCCTTCGAGGCGGCGCTTCAGGACGTGGCGGCCCATGATCGCCCGATTCCCGGTGTCAGCGAACTGGAATGCGGCAACTACCGTGATCACGATCTTGCCTCGGCCAGGCAGCACGCCCGTACCGCGCTGGAGGCAGGTCTGAAGGTGCAGGAGACGGTTCTGCTTCAGCGCTGA
- the lspA gene encoding signal peptidase II, protein MSTDPFQRRRLPGWIPLLLAVLLVGADQALKAWARTHLTYGEAPIPFIPGLLSWQLTYNTGAAWSLLSGSTAILAGLRLIVGLGILVYLFVRPQPRAMALILGLIAAGAVGNTIDGLFLGRVTDMLYSPALSVVTRSLRAGEFPIFNIADSCVVLGTLLLIVLSFVPDRRTGNRL, encoded by the coding sequence GTGTCCACTGATCCCTTTCAACGCCGCCGGCTGCCTGGCTGGATTCCGCTGCTTCTGGCAGTTCTCCTGGTCGGTGCAGATCAGGCACTTAAAGCCTGGGCGCGTACCCACCTGACGTACGGAGAAGCGCCTATTCCGTTTATTCCCGGTCTGCTGAGCTGGCAGCTCACGTACAACACTGGCGCCGCCTGGAGTCTGCTCTCGGGATCGACCGCGATCCTGGCAGGTCTGCGCCTGATCGTGGGTCTGGGCATCCTGGTCTATCTGTTCGTGCGCCCACAGCCGCGTGCCATGGCACTGATCCTGGGACTTATCGCAGCTGGAGCCGTTGGAAATACCATCGACGGCCTGTTTCTGGGGCGCGTGACCGACATGCTGTATTCACCGGCCCTGTCGGTAGTCACGCGCAGCCTCAGGGCAGGCGAGTTCCCGATTTTCAATATTGCCGATTCGTGCGTGGTCCTGGGAACGCTGCTGCTGATCGTGCTGAGTTTCGTGCCGGATCGCCGCACTGGTAACCGGCTCTGA
- the rpmB gene encoding 50S ribosomal protein L28: MSKVCEMCGKGPIVVNSVIRRGKARAAGGVGRKVTGVSKTRQLPNLQRVTVRQNGLSVRLRICTKCMKNAYAA, encoded by the coding sequence ATGTCGAAAGTGTGCGAAATGTGCGGCAAGGGGCCAATCGTGGTCAACTCTGTCATCCGCCGGGGTAAGGCTCGGGCGGCAGGCGGCGTAGGTCGTAAGGTCACCGGCGTCAGCAAGACCCGTCAGCTTCCCAACCTTCAGCGCGTCACCGTGCGTCAGAACGGCCTGAGCGTGCGCCTGCGTATCTGCACCAAGTGCATGAAAAACGCTTACGCTGCCTGA
- a CDS encoding GlsB/YeaQ/YmgE family stress response membrane protein, which translates to MGWIITIIVGALCGWLASIIMKTDAQQGAIANILIGIVGSVLAQWIFGSLLHIGSSTVAGNGFSFWSIIWGVVGSVILIAILKALRVLR; encoded by the coding sequence ATGGGTTGGATTATTACGATTATCGTCGGTGCGCTGTGCGGCTGGCTGGCTAGCATCATCATGAAGACCGATGCTCAGCAGGGTGCGATTGCCAACATTCTCATCGGTATCGTCGGTTCGGTACTCGCTCAGTGGATTTTTGGCAGCCTGCTCCATATCGGCAGCAGCACCGTGGCGGGCAACGGCTTCAGCTTCTGGAGCATCATCTGGGGCGTCGTCGGTTCGGTCATCCTGATCGCTATCCTCAAAGCCCTGCGAGTCTTGCGCTAA
- the thrB gene encoding homoserine kinase, whose translation MKPPAQRFTVRAPASSANLGPGFDSLGLSLSLFTTLRVTRQSRTEIVPLGPDLAATPADESNYIYRAMQVTARRVGRELPPVRVEIETQVPLARGLGSSAAALVAGLVAANVLLDEALSLEELLDMAAREEGHADNVAAALLGGVAVTTLDKVGTHFVRMEPPAHLGVTVLIPDFELSTSKARAVLPREYSRADTVHALSHAALTVAALSTGRLDLLKHAMQDYVHQIWRAPLVPGLTDVLEGATDHGALSAALSGAGPTVLCFHDAREDTASLHAFLNGVMRRNGLEGRVLDLPIDLQGVLVSED comes from the coding sequence TTGAAGCCGCCCGCTCAGCGCTTTACCGTGCGGGCTCCGGCGAGCAGCGCCAACCTGGGGCCGGGCTTCGACAGTCTGGGACTGAGTCTGAGTCTGTTTACCACCCTGCGAGTGACGCGCCAGAGCCGCACCGAAATCGTGCCGCTGGGGCCGGATCTGGCAGCGACACCCGCCGACGAGAGCAATTACATCTACCGGGCGATGCAGGTCACGGCCCGGCGGGTGGGGCGCGAACTGCCGCCGGTGCGCGTCGAGATCGAAACGCAGGTGCCGCTGGCACGCGGGCTGGGATCGAGTGCAGCGGCGCTGGTGGCGGGACTGGTGGCCGCCAATGTGCTGCTGGACGAAGCCCTGAGTCTGGAAGAGCTGCTCGACATGGCCGCCCGCGAGGAGGGCCACGCCGACAACGTGGCAGCAGCGCTGCTGGGCGGCGTCGCCGTGACCACGCTCGATAAGGTGGGCACGCATTTCGTGCGGATGGAACCACCGGCTCATCTGGGCGTCACGGTGCTGATTCCCGACTTCGAACTTTCGACCAGCAAGGCCCGCGCCGTCCTGCCCCGCGAGTACTCGCGTGCCGACACGGTGCACGCGCTTTCACACGCCGCGCTGACGGTGGCGGCCCTCTCGACCGGGCGGCTCGACCTGCTGAAACATGCCATGCAGGATTACGTGCATCAGATCTGGCGAGCGCCCCTGGTGCCGGGCCTGACCGACGTGCTGGAGGGAGCGACCGACCACGGCGCACTGAGCGCGGCCCTGAGTGGTGCGGGCCCGACGGTGCTGTGTTTTCATGACGCCCGCGAGGACACCGCGAGTCTGCACGCCTTTCTGAACGGTGTGATGCGGCGCAACGGTCTGGAAGGGCGCGTGCTCGACCTGCCAATAGATCTGCAGGGCGTGCTGGTCAGCGAGGACTGA
- a CDS encoding sensor histidine kinase KdpD, protein MKASPARDSASIDPELKGERAATPLGRFIRRWSDPLVAVIPLLLTVILLVSGFTPILRTLSDPNASWTGFAYQALLDKITGYALALSDSATSPARLTTLRDQALSSTNNPAEYPDLKIVESIGEARLSRVRVLFREALLPGNRRFLGAAIREAALLNEQSHERIHMIQNEHASQLEQLRFVLLAAAALSGLLSTGLIWRSLTLWRRQERALALQRELLSLASHELRRPLQSLLIATDLLRTARTPEDRLHFLGVVEDSAAQVATRADLDRLADMYDNVQLQRQPTDLGALLASFSARRVSVTPPAAPLVWSADPDKLRQIIENLVENALRYSTGQVMLSMQAAELPEIWVQDSGQGIQSSDVERLFQPGQRGAGSEVATSGRGLGLTVARKLARAHGGELLLEAAPGGGTRAVLRLGRPDSSGRTPQ, encoded by the coding sequence GTGAAGGCCTCTCCTGCCCGCGACTCTGCTTCGATAGACCCGGAGCTGAAAGGAGAGCGTGCTGCGACGCCTCTGGGCCGCTTCATCCGTCGCTGGTCTGATCCGCTGGTCGCGGTCATTCCGCTGCTCTTGACGGTGATTCTGCTGGTCAGCGGCTTTACGCCGATCCTGCGGACGCTCAGCGATCCAAATGCCTCCTGGACCGGCTTTGCCTATCAGGCACTGCTCGACAAGATCACCGGTTATGCCCTGGCGCTCAGCGACTCCGCCACCTCGCCTGCCCGTCTGACGACCCTGCGCGATCAGGCGCTCTCCAGTACGAACAATCCAGCCGAATATCCCGATCTGAAGATTGTCGAATCAATCGGAGAGGCGCGGTTGTCACGGGTGCGCGTGCTATTCCGGGAAGCGCTGCTGCCCGGCAATCGGCGCTTCCTCGGTGCTGCCATCCGCGAGGCGGCGCTGCTGAACGAGCAGTCGCACGAGCGCATTCATATGATTCAGAACGAGCACGCTTCACAGCTCGAACAGCTGCGCTTCGTGCTGCTGGCGGCGGCGGCTCTGAGCGGCCTGCTGAGCACCGGGCTGATCTGGCGGTCGCTGACTCTGTGGCGGCGTCAAGAGCGGGCGCTGGCCCTTCAGCGCGAACTGCTGTCGCTGGCCTCCCACGAACTGCGCCGCCCGCTGCAGTCGCTCCTGATCGCCACCGATCTGCTCCGCACGGCCCGGACTCCGGAAGACCGCCTGCACTTTCTGGGTGTGGTCGAGGACAGCGCCGCGCAGGTGGCGACCCGCGCCGACCTGGACCGGCTGGCCGATATGTATGACAATGTGCAGCTTCAGCGGCAGCCGACCGATCTTGGAGCGCTGCTCGCCAGCTTTTCGGCTCGCCGGGTCTCAGTCACGCCGCCCGCCGCCCCGCTCGTCTGGAGCGCCGACCCCGACAAGCTGCGCCAGATCATCGAAAATCTGGTCGAAAATGCCCTGCGCTATTCGACGGGTCAGGTCATGCTCAGCATGCAGGCTGCCGAGCTACCTGAAATCTGGGTACAGGACAGCGGTCAGGGAATTCAGAGCAGCGATGTCGAGCGGCTGTTTCAGCCGGGTCAGCGTGGAGCGGGCAGCGAGGTGGCAACGTCGGGTCGCGGCCTGGGTCTGACCGTTGCCCGAAAGCTGGCCCGTGCACACGGCGGTGAACTGCTGCTCGAAGCCGCGCCGGGCGGCGGCACCCGCGCCGTGCTCCGCCTGGGAAGACCGGATAGCTCAGGGCGAACGCCGCAGTGA
- a CDS encoding molybdopterin-dependent oxidoreductase, translating to MSFEGRRRRLWLVLLGLLGVAVCAFFLWDGLRVRSTDSQAGAFSYQHAALPLPASRPGEAVVFTLQTANGKRGFTLRQFQALPAVRYAALQPQVAQQHTYQGVALRDLAEMAGVAGQDVRVMGSDDFGATIQAADYMKYPVMIAYSAEGQSLTPAQKGPLMVVFPNVQAPQRFPSKIYGSQWVWFAESLGRAP from the coding sequence GTGTCCTTTGAAGGTAGGCGACGAAGATTATGGCTGGTTCTGCTCGGCCTGCTGGGAGTGGCGGTCTGTGCGTTCTTCCTCTGGGACGGTCTTCGTGTGCGGAGCACGGATTCACAGGCAGGAGCATTCAGCTATCAGCATGCCGCTCTGCCTTTACCGGCGTCCCGTCCGGGTGAAGCGGTGGTCTTCACGCTGCAGACGGCGAACGGAAAACGCGGCTTCACGCTGCGTCAGTTCCAGGCGCTGCCAGCCGTCAGATATGCGGCGCTGCAGCCCCAGGTCGCACAGCAGCACACCTATCAGGGTGTCGCGCTGCGCGACCTGGCAGAGATGGCGGGTGTGGCGGGGCAGGATGTGCGCGTCATGGGCAGCGACGATTTCGGAGCCACCATTCAGGCCGCCGACTATATGAAGTATCCGGTCATGATCGCCTACAGCGCCGAGGGTCAGTCGCTCACACCTGCCCAGAAAGGACCGCTGATGGTGGTCTTTCCAAATGTCCAGGCTCCGCAGCGGTTTCCATCCAAGATCTACGGTAGCCAGTGGGTCTGGTTTGCCGAGAGCTTGGGCCGCGCTCCGTGA
- a CDS encoding RIO1 family regulatory kinase/ATPase, translating into MLLDDLTGDPRQRMGQKKRLVQGRRRARDMDLSAEDAQDTDPTLLNLERMGHVTEVLGELKSGKEATVYLARGPRGLIALKIYRDLQARSFKNDAMYRAGRYIGDVRIEKAIAQRSARGLQAQQGIWTAYEYQRLWQLWNAGLNVPEPLVGPHPSAYTETSPAVLMRFIGDEEAAAPRLSEVVLTPEEARRAWQEALDGMAALLRLGLVHGDYSTYNLLWWENHVMMIDFPQVSDKQNPNFQLLLERDAASLSRSFTRHGVNESAEATLREVQKRARQPGPQPRVQLP; encoded by the coding sequence GTGCTGCTCGACGATCTGACGGGCGATCCCCGGCAGCGAATGGGGCAGAAGAAGCGCCTTGTTCAGGGCCGCCGCAGAGCCCGCGATATGGACCTCTCGGCGGAAGATGCCCAGGACACCGATCCGACCCTGCTGAACCTGGAGCGCATGGGGCACGTGACCGAGGTGCTGGGCGAGCTGAAAAGCGGCAAGGAAGCCACCGTCTATCTGGCCAGAGGCCCACGCGGCCTGATTGCCCTCAAGATCTACCGCGACCTTCAGGCACGCAGTTTCAAGAACGATGCGATGTACCGAGCAGGCCGCTACATCGGGGATGTCCGCATCGAGAAAGCCATCGCCCAGCGCAGTGCACGGGGGCTCCAGGCACAGCAGGGCATCTGGACGGCCTACGAGTACCAGCGGCTGTGGCAGCTCTGGAATGCCGGGCTGAACGTACCGGAACCGCTGGTCGGACCTCACCCCTCCGCCTACACCGAGACCTCACCTGCTGTCCTGATGCGCTTCATCGGTGATGAAGAGGCGGCGGCCCCACGGCTCAGCGAAGTGGTGCTCACCCCCGAGGAAGCGCGCCGGGCGTGGCAGGAAGCGCTGGACGGAATGGCAGCGCTGCTGCGGCTGGGCCTGGTTCACGGCGATTACAGCACCTATAACCTTTTATGGTGGGAGAACCACGTCATGATGATCGACTTTCCGCAAGTCTCCGATAAACAGAACCCGAACTTTCAGCTGCTGCTGGAACGAGACGCTGCCAGTCTCAGCCGCAGCTTTACCCGGCATGGCGTGAACGAGAGCGCCGAGGCCACCCTGCGCGAAGTTCAGAAGCGGGCCCGGCAGCCAGGGCCACAGCCCCGCGTGCAGTTGCCCTGA